DNA sequence from the Vicia villosa cultivar HV-30 ecotype Madison, WI linkage group LG3, Vvil1.0, whole genome shotgun sequence genome:
GTATATCTATGTTTCCTCTGGTTCTGTTTGACCAAATAAGACTTAAGTATTTGTAGCATAGTGTTACAGTTTTTGTTTCTCTTGTGTATAATTGTATATCTATAGCTGTCTGTAGCTAGTGGTTGAGAGATGTTTTGTCCCAAGAGTTACAACTCCAATgtagtttttaatttttggttggatcataatatttgtttgtttctttttactTTTATCATAATCAATTTCGCCGTTGAATGTGGATTGgttgatttttagaaaaaattcTATACTGATCAGTTAGTTTTCTTTTAGTACAAGGAATAAGATTTGTATATAAGCTGTAGTTGTAATTTTTTGTAGGGATCTGAGGATATGCAACCCAAGTCTGAAACTGCAAATCAAGCGAGGTCGGATCCACATTCCTTACAGACAGCTGGTGTCGGTGGTGTTTACTCTGAACCCTGGTGGCGTGGTGTTGGATACAATCCTGTAGGGCAAACAATGTCTGGTGCCAATTCATCGTCTATTGACTGCCGCAATGGTGATTCAGAATCCAATGAGGAAGGACAGTCTATGTCCAATAGTGGAGtgaatgaggaagatgatgatacCGCTAAGGATTCGCAGCCTGCTGCTCCTAATCAATCAGGTGCTTTAGAATATAATATAACTATTTATAAACAATTAAGTAGGGGGAAAATAAACTGATTGACACTTTAAAACTGAAATTGATGAAAAATTTCCATTCCACCAAATATTATTGACTTAGAGGTACTGATATACagtattttcttttctttgtagGAAATGAACAACAAGGAATGCAGCACACTGCATCATCTGCACTTATCGTTCACGAAGAAGGCCTCACACAAGCTCCTCCGATGGAGCTTGTTGGTCATTCAATTGTAAGTCTCTGCCTAAGCTTCATTGCTTTTTTTGACAACTTGCTATCAATTTGTTAACAGAAACATTATGTGCAAGTATCAAAAGCAGTAATTTTGTTGTGGAGCACAAATCTTTGCTGATTCGTGCATGTCATTGTTATGGAAAATATGTTATTATAGAACTTGTAGTTGCATGCATTTGGACTGGATGAGACTCCTAGTATTCTTTCAATTCTTTTGATGCAGGCATGTGCTACAAATCCTTATCAGGATCCATATTATGGGGGCATGATGGCAGCTTATGGTCACCAGCAGTTGGTACGTAACATTAATATGTTACTTGATTAAAGGTTCTTACCGTGTTGTTCTACTGCTTGATTAAAGCAATTTCAATGTCAGGATAATAACTTGATAATTGacctttttttttactattagGCATATCATCCTTTTATGGGAATGCCTCATCCCAGAATGCCTTTGCCCCTTGAGATGGCTCAGGAACCTGTTTATGTGAATGCCAAACAATACCAAGGAATTCTGAGGCGAAGACAAGCTCGTGCTAAAGCAGAGCTTGAAAGGAAGCTCATAAAATCTAGAAAGGTACAAATTTGCCAACAGGCTAACTCTAATGCTTCTTTATGATACTTTTCTTTCCTTTGGGATATTTATCTTTTTATATGGAGGAAGAACTCTCTCCGCCTTTTACACAAAGCCATCTGATGGTTGCTTAGTCTTTAgtctgaatttttttaaaaatatatcagtGTGCATGCATTAAGAAGTCTTTGTTTACTTGCTGTTGTCTATGAagagaaataagaaatgttgTCTGTTGTATCCATTACTGTGCTGAATTGTCAATGGCAAAAGTCAGTGTCAGATCCCTCTATTCGGTTAGAATTATGTCAATACATTCATGAACAGAAATCACCCACTTCTTAAACAAGCAACAACATCTAGTTTATTGTTTAGAAGGTTATGATGTTGGAGGCTCAAGGAAGTTAGGATTTTATCCTTGTGTGCAAGAATTAGGCTGTAGAAAAATAAGGACTCGGATACAGGTAGTGGAATTATAATGGTGCACAGATGTCAATAAACCTGGTATTTTAAATTAGGCTTCTAAAATGATCTTATTAAATCAACGGTTGGTGGATTCCACTCCAAATTTGCCATTATACAGTCAACTTCATatagaattataaaggaaaataaTGCCAAGTTGCTTATTTTCACCAGTTTTTTTTACTTGCATGTGTCAAGAAAATGTTTCAAATAACACAGAATATGGTTCTACTAGTAACTAGGGTTATGCTAACTTCTATTATTTGCAGCCATATCTTCATGAATCTAGACATCAGCATGCTATGAGAAGGGCAAGAGGCACGGGAGGACGATTTGCAAAGAAAACTGATGGCGAAGGCTCAAACAACTCAGGAAAGGATAATGGCTCTGGTCCAGTCCTGTCATCACATTCAATTAGTTCATCTGGTTCAGAACCCTTGCCTTCAGACTCT
Encoded proteins:
- the LOC131662237 gene encoding nuclear transcription factor Y subunit A-1-like translates to MQPKSETANQARSDPHSLQTAGVGGVYSEPWWRGVGYNPVGQTMSGANSSSIDCRNGDSESNEEGQSMSNSGVNEEDDDTAKDSQPAAPNQSGNEQQGMQHTASSALIVHEEGLTQAPPMELVGHSIACATNPYQDPYYGGMMAAYGHQQLAYHPFMGMPHPRMPLPLEMAQEPVYVNAKQYQGILRRRQARAKAELERKLIKSRKPYLHESRHQHAMRRARGTGGRFAKKTDGEGSNNSGKDNGSGPVLSSHSISSSGSEPLPSDSAETWNSPNMRQDTRGSNENGGVSYHNNNNDMQSSRYQGERVDEGDCSGQLRGSISSNEASQRRLAIQ